A single Curtobacterium sp. MCJR17_020 DNA region contains:
- the mnhG gene encoding monovalent cation/H(+) antiporter subunit G, whose product MIQAFLDGAGVRAWIALALLLIGALLSLGAGVGIVRFPDPLVRLHAMAKPQVLGLAFALAAIVVAVGTWTAFWVVLPIMVFQLFLVPVSTHMIARAGLRADDYRHEDLLVDDTES is encoded by the coding sequence ATGATCCAGGCGTTCCTCGACGGCGCCGGCGTGCGGGCGTGGATCGCACTCGCCCTGCTGCTCATCGGCGCGCTGCTGTCCCTCGGCGCCGGCGTCGGCATCGTGCGGTTCCCGGACCCGCTCGTCCGCCTGCACGCCATGGCGAAGCCGCAGGTGCTCGGGTTGGCGTTCGCCCTGGCCGCGATCGTCGTCGCGGTGGGGACCTGGACGGCGTTCTGGGTCGTCCTGCCCATCATGGTGTTCCAACTGTTCCTGGTGCCCGTCTCGACGCACATGATCGCTCGCGCCGGGCTGCGGGCCGACGACTACCGGCACGAGGACCTGTTGGTCGACGACACCGAGTCCTGA